Proteins encoded within one genomic window of Cyanobacterium sp. T60_A2020_053:
- a CDS encoding N-acetyltransferase → MLNKIFSSSPTSEYIIRWHQKMAEIPQSAWDDMALPLPTPFLEWEWLHNLETSGSVQARAGWQPYHLTVWKGNSLVGGAPLYVKGHSYGEFVFDNQWADLAYRLGIEYYPKLLGMTPFTPAVGYRFLIASGEDELAITEIMVNAIDHFCAKNHLSGCNFLFVDPQWQKIIAQFGFTTWQHHGYIWSNRDFQNFDDYLKMFNSNQRKNIKKERKTVNTAGLVTKNLVGEEIPHYLYPYIYRFYSNTCDKFYWGSKYLTKKFFEQLYPIYSHRLMLVVAHREGENEHNPVGMSFCIRKGDNLYGRYWGSLDEYDSLHFETCYYKPIEWAINQGIQMYDPGAGGSHKRRRGFPATTNYSMHRFYNQRMTKILHHYIDEINIAEQEQIEAINNDLPFNKREVLLDNLSPLDK, encoded by the coding sequence ATGCTCAACAAAATTTTTTCATCTTCCCCCACTTCAGAGTATATAATCCGTTGGCACCAAAAAATGGCGGAAATACCCCAATCAGCATGGGATGACATGGCATTACCCCTCCCTACTCCTTTCCTAGAATGGGAATGGTTACATAATTTAGAAACTTCTGGTAGTGTGCAGGCGCGCGCCGGTTGGCAACCCTATCATCTTACCGTGTGGAAGGGTAATAGTCTAGTGGGAGGAGCGCCCCTCTACGTCAAAGGGCATAGTTATGGTGAGTTTGTTTTTGATAATCAATGGGCAGATTTAGCCTATCGTCTAGGTATCGAATATTACCCCAAATTGTTGGGGATGACTCCCTTTACTCCGGCGGTGGGTTATCGTTTCCTAATCGCTTCGGGAGAAGATGAATTAGCTATTACAGAAATAATGGTTAATGCTATTGATCATTTTTGTGCAAAAAATCACCTTTCAGGATGTAATTTTTTATTTGTTGATCCTCAATGGCAGAAAATCATAGCACAATTTGGCTTCACCACTTGGCAACATCACGGCTATATTTGGTCAAATCGAGATTTTCAAAACTTTGATGATTACTTGAAAATGTTTAACTCAAATCAGCGCAAAAATATCAAAAAAGAACGCAAAACCGTTAACACTGCTGGTTTAGTTACCAAAAATTTGGTAGGAGAAGAAATCCCCCATTATCTCTACCCTTATATATATCGTTTTTATAGTAATACCTGCGATAAATTTTATTGGGGTAGTAAATACTTAACTAAAAAATTTTTTGAGCAACTTTATCCCATTTATAGCCATCGTTTAATGTTAGTCGTGGCACACCGAGAGGGAGAAAATGAACATAATCCCGTCGGTATGTCATTTTGTATTCGCAAAGGTGACAATCTTTACGGGCGCTACTGGGGCAGTTTAGATGAATATGATTCCCTACATTTTGAAACCTGTTACTATAAGCCCATTGAGTGGGCAATAAATCAAGGCATACAGATGTACGATCCGGGCGCTGGAGGCTCTCACAAACGCCGTCGCGGTTTTCCAGCAACTACCAATTACAGTATGCACCGTTTTTATAATCAGCGCATGACCAAGATTTTACACCATTATATCGATGAAATTAATATCGCTGAACAAGAACAAATCGAAGCCATTAACAATGATTTACCATTTAATAAAAGAGAGGTTTTATTAGATAATTTATCACCGTTAGATAAATAA
- a CDS encoding DUF177 domain-containing protein — translation MDKIYIPQLLKMPQHTDKFTFKENFKGLNTLTPVKGTLAVFHRGGFLEIELQADAILTLTCDRCLQTFNHRLEVDTSEIIWLNNDLVNEEKFPLEREITGDDLCESLPPDGYFEVQEWIYEQLSLALPLRQLCNNENCAPPPIPNDNNLVDGRWAILQQLGQK, via the coding sequence ATGGATAAAATATATATTCCCCAACTGCTGAAAATGCCCCAGCATACTGATAAATTTACTTTTAAGGAAAATTTTAAGGGCTTAAACACCTTAACACCTGTTAAAGGCACTTTGGCGGTGTTTCATCGGGGTGGTTTTCTGGAGATAGAGTTACAGGCTGATGCTATTTTAACTTTAACCTGTGACCGTTGTTTACAGACTTTTAACCATCGTTTGGAAGTAGATACTTCTGAGATTATTTGGCTTAATAATGATTTGGTGAATGAGGAAAAATTCCCCCTTGAAAGGGAAATCACTGGGGATGATTTATGTGAAAGTTTACCCCCTGATGGTTATTTTGAGGTGCAAGAGTGGATTTATGAGCAGTTATCCCTTGCTTTACCGTTGCGACAGCTATGTAATAATGAAAACTGCGCCCCTCCCCCCATCCCTAACGATAATAACTTGGTTGACGGGCGCTGGGCTATACTACAACAATTAGGACAAAAATAA
- a CDS encoding insulinase family protein, whose translation MTLTIVKQTQSSTPTITKLSNGLTIIAQQMPVDAINFNVWFNVGSLLETDHINGMAHFLEHMIFKGSQRLMGGEFERIVEGKGAVTNAATSQEYTHFYVTCAPQDLAELAPLQLDLVLNPSLPLAEFEREKLVVLEEIRRALDNRRRLVFERGMKICFPNLPYSRPILGTQEVVGNITRQQMADFHHSWYQPSAMTVNAVGNLPVEELTAVVEKNCRHLSSQPSPHPVNHIPELPFQTIVRDDYTDVSLQQSRLMMMWRAPGLNNFRETLALDVLAVILGQGKLSRLYRDLRETRHLVKSISANNMTHKIQGVFSVACQLNQENLAQVEEEIITHIKDIQNNGVNQKELQRVSTLVANQFIFHNEKPSDIANLYGYYYSQMGDLQPAFTYADQIRSLTVADIQEASVKYLTPHAYGIVTVKGAG comes from the coding sequence ATGACCTTAACCATTGTTAAGCAGACACAATCCAGCACCCCTACCATTACCAAGTTATCTAATGGTTTAACCATCATCGCCCAGCAAATGCCGGTTGATGCTATTAATTTTAATGTTTGGTTTAATGTTGGTTCTTTGCTGGAAACCGATCATATCAATGGTATGGCTCACTTTTTAGAACACATGATCTTTAAAGGTAGTCAAAGGTTAATGGGAGGAGAGTTTGAGCGCATTGTGGAAGGGAAGGGCGCTGTTACTAATGCGGCCACTAGTCAAGAATATACTCATTTTTATGTTACCTGCGCCCCCCAAGATTTAGCAGAATTAGCGCCCCTCCAACTAGATTTAGTGCTTAATCCTAGTTTACCGTTAGCTGAATTTGAACGAGAAAAATTAGTGGTTTTAGAGGAAATTCGGAGGGCGCTGGATAATCGCCGTCGTTTAGTGTTTGAAAGGGGTATGAAGATTTGTTTTCCCAATTTACCCTATTCTCGCCCTATTCTTGGCACTCAAGAGGTGGTAGGAAATATCACTCGTCAACAAATGGCAGATTTTCATCATAGTTGGTATCAACCTTCAGCTATGACGGTGAATGCGGTGGGAAATTTACCAGTTGAGGAATTAACTGCTGTTGTGGAGAAAAATTGTCGGCATTTATCTTCTCAACCTTCACCCCATCCAGTTAATCATATTCCTGAGTTACCGTTTCAAACAATTGTCAGGGATGATTATACTGACGTTAGTTTACAACAGTCACGCTTAATGATGATGTGGCGCGCGCCGGGTTTAAATAATTTTCGAGAGACTTTAGCTTTAGACGTGTTAGCGGTGATTTTAGGGCAGGGTAAGTTATCCCGTTTATATCGTGATTTGAGGGAAACTCGTCATCTCGTCAAAAGTATCTCTGCTAATAATATGACTCATAAAATTCAAGGGGTTTTCTCTGTTGCTTGTCAGTTAAATCAAGAAAATTTAGCACAAGTAGAGGAGGAAATTATCACTCACATTAAAGATATTCAAAATAATGGAGTTAATCAAAAAGAGTTACAAAGAGTATCAACTTTAGTGGCAAATCAATTCATTTTTCATAATGAAAAACCCAGTGATATAGCTAATCTTTATGGTTACTATTATTCTCAAATGGGAGATTTACAACCGGCTTTTACCTATGCCGATCAAATTCGTAGTTTAACGGTTGCTGATATTCAAGAAGCCTCTGTAAAATATTTGACCCCTCACGCCTATGGTATTGTTACGGTGAAGGGCGCTGGGTAA